In Xanthomonas sacchari, a genomic segment contains:
- a CDS encoding sigma-54-dependent transcriptional regulator yields MARILIIDDDLAFLSTLQATLRSFGHEAIAMADPRQGLARLREGGIDLAFVDFRMPGMDGIALMRARQDDAQAMRVPLVMLTAHASSGNTIEAMKLGAFDHLVKPVGRADIAEVVERALRSRGDAAPEAAPAMPAEEDDALLGHSAAMRTVHKRIGLAAASDLPVLITGETGTGKELAARALHRASARATQPFVAINCAAIPAELMESELFGYRKGAFSGAVADRNGLIRDADGGTLFLDEIGDMPLPMQAKLLRFLQEGEVSPLGGRGAQKVDVRVIAATHRDLLQAVDAGRFRSDLRYRLNVVPIELPPLRERGDDILLLAQHFLEAGASAPQTLSAGAQARLRAYAWPGNVRELRNAMQRCQVLVRAPVIEAQDLDELLASPPAETPTALDTDALTLPQAIAQLERQMIQAALSQAHGNRAEAARRLGIHRQLLYRKLDEYGL; encoded by the coding sequence ATGGCGCGCATCCTGATCATCGACGACGACCTGGCGTTCCTGAGTACCTTGCAGGCCACGCTGCGCTCGTTCGGCCACGAGGCGATCGCCATGGCCGACCCGCGCCAGGGCCTGGCGCGCCTGCGCGAGGGCGGCATCGACCTGGCCTTCGTCGACTTCCGCATGCCCGGCATGGACGGCATCGCGCTGATGCGCGCGCGCCAGGACGACGCGCAGGCGATGCGCGTGCCGTTGGTGATGCTCACCGCGCATGCCTCCAGCGGCAACACCATCGAGGCGATGAAGCTCGGCGCCTTCGATCACCTGGTCAAGCCGGTGGGCCGCGCCGACATCGCCGAGGTGGTCGAGCGCGCACTGCGCAGCCGCGGCGACGCCGCGCCGGAGGCCGCACCGGCGATGCCGGCCGAGGAGGACGACGCGCTGCTCGGCCACAGCGCGGCGATGCGCACCGTGCACAAGCGCATCGGCCTGGCCGCCGCTTCCGACCTGCCGGTGCTGATCACCGGCGAGACCGGCACCGGCAAGGAACTGGCGGCGCGTGCGCTGCACCGCGCCAGCGCCCGCGCCACGCAGCCGTTCGTGGCGATCAATTGCGCCGCGATCCCCGCCGAGCTGATGGAGAGCGAACTGTTCGGCTACCGCAAGGGCGCGTTCTCCGGCGCTGTGGCCGATCGCAACGGCCTGATCCGCGACGCCGACGGCGGCACCCTGTTCCTCGACGAGATCGGCGACATGCCCTTGCCGATGCAGGCCAAGCTGCTGCGCTTCCTGCAGGAAGGCGAGGTCTCGCCGCTGGGCGGGCGCGGGGCGCAGAAGGTGGACGTGCGGGTGATCGCCGCCACGCACCGCGACCTGCTGCAGGCGGTGGACGCCGGGCGCTTCCGCAGCGACTTGCGCTACCGGCTCAACGTGGTGCCGATCGAACTGCCGCCGCTGCGCGAGCGCGGCGACGACATCCTGTTGCTCGCCCAGCATTTCCTCGAGGCCGGCGCCAGCGCGCCGCAGACGCTGTCGGCGGGCGCGCAGGCGCGCCTGCGCGCCTATGCCTGGCCGGGCAACGTGCGCGAGCTGCGCAATGCCATGCAACGCTGCCAGGTGCTGGTGCGTGCGCCGGTGATCGAGGCGCAGGACCTGGACGAATTGCTGGCGTCGCCGCCGGCCGAGACGCCCACGGCGCTGGACACCGACGCGTTGACCCTGCCGCAGGCGATCGCGCAACTGGAACGGCAGATGATCCAGGCGGCGCTGTCGCAGGCCCACGGCAACCGCGCCGAGGCCGCACGCCGGCTCGGCATCCATCGCCAGCTGCTGTACCGCAAGCTCGACGAGTACGGGCTGTAG
- a CDS encoding MFS transporter, whose protein sequence is MSGAEKRQRPRGTRALEALNFTMADVQDGLGPFLSVFLQSKGWSLGAIGSVMTAGGIVGMLATTPGGALVDATKRKRSIVVVGCSMILLASALLWWSPTLPGVIAAQVMTALAAAALGPALSGITLGLVRQAGFDHQIARNQVGSHAGNVVAAALAGVLGWKFGFGAVFVLTGCFGVLAIVSVLMIPRDAIDHRAARGMADADDANAAHVSGWSVLLTCKPLLVLAAALALFHLGNAAMLPLYGMAVVAAHQGDPNALTATTIIVAQATMVLASLLAMRLIRVRGHWWVLLLTFLALPLRGLIAASVIHTWGVFPVQILDGVGAGLQSVAVPALVAHLLQGTGRVNVGQGAVMTMQGVGAALSPALGGWIAQGFGYRAAFLLLGGISLLSLALWVGMRKHLVTAKRDRAADEPVPPLPA, encoded by the coding sequence ATGAGCGGCGCCGAGAAGCGCCAGCGCCCGCGCGGCACGCGCGCGCTGGAAGCGCTCAACTTCACCATGGCCGACGTGCAGGACGGGCTCGGCCCGTTCCTGAGCGTGTTCCTGCAATCCAAGGGCTGGTCGCTGGGCGCGATCGGTTCGGTGATGACCGCCGGCGGCATCGTCGGCATGCTCGCCACCACCCCGGGCGGCGCGCTGGTCGATGCGACCAAGCGCAAGCGCAGCATCGTGGTGGTCGGCTGCAGCATGATCCTGCTGGCCTCGGCGCTGCTGTGGTGGTCGCCGACGCTGCCGGGCGTCATCGCCGCGCAGGTGATGACCGCGCTCGCCGCCGCGGCGCTGGGGCCGGCGCTGTCGGGCATCACCCTGGGCCTGGTGCGGCAGGCCGGCTTCGATCACCAGATCGCGCGCAACCAGGTCGGCAGCCATGCCGGCAACGTGGTGGCCGCGGCGCTGGCCGGCGTGCTCGGCTGGAAGTTCGGTTTCGGCGCGGTGTTCGTGCTGACCGGCTGCTTCGGCGTGCTGGCGATCGTCTCGGTGTTGATGATCCCGCGCGATGCGATCGATCATCGCGCCGCGCGCGGCATGGCCGACGCGGACGACGCCAACGCTGCGCACGTCAGCGGCTGGTCGGTGCTGCTGACCTGCAAGCCGTTGCTGGTGCTGGCCGCGGCGCTGGCGCTGTTCCACCTCGGCAATGCGGCGATGCTGCCGCTGTACGGCATGGCGGTGGTGGCCGCGCACCAGGGCGATCCGAACGCGCTGACCGCCACCACCATCATCGTCGCCCAGGCCACCATGGTGCTGGCCTCGCTGCTGGCGATGCGGCTGATCCGCGTGCGCGGGCACTGGTGGGTGTTGCTGCTGACCTTCCTGGCGCTGCCGCTGCGCGGGCTGATCGCCGCCAGCGTCATCCACACCTGGGGCGTGTTCCCGGTGCAGATCCTCGACGGCGTCGGCGCCGGCCTGCAGAGCGTGGCGGTGCCGGCGCTGGTGGCGCACCTGCTGCAGGGCACCGGCCGGGTCAACGTGGGGCAGGGCGCGGTGATGACGATGCAGGGCGTCGGCGCGGCGCTGAGCCCGGCGCTGGGCGGCTGGATCGCACAGGGGTTCGGCTACCGCGCCGCGTTCCTGCTGCTGGGCGGCATCTCGCTGCTGTCGCTGGCGTTGTGGGTGGGCATGCGCAAGCACCTGGTGACGGCGAAGCGCGACCGCGCAGCCGACGAACCGGTACCGCCGCTGCCGGCCTAG
- a CDS encoding sensor histidine kinase, whose translation MPRSLLRQLLLIWIVIVAACVGMAVVLVGLYRHSEGVRSERAQTGLREVCTRMVQRYNGASAAAHGSDGTGLAAVVSQLVLADAAGVEGGFWDRQRGFVAYAYPTYDGSEHKTDVPSAERNVIVATAQRGVEAQHPVDYRRDGQRESLLIAACPLDRTAAAWAMTRVASSDAAASLPLALGLALILALVVVSALALGWVVRRWSQRLQGIQQALATPAEVPQIPRTGAPELDRLGAAVTDYAQRSAQALAETRRLGEELSRHERLAALGRMTATVAHEIRNPIATLRLALENQIAARADGVDDAQAQLMLAQIQRLDGVVESLLGMVQPIRLHRQTVDLQPWLQALLDPADWDGQTPPIALRLQAAPAQWMLDPQQAARALHNLLRNALQHATPGTEVTLAAQAEDDLLRLRVRNQGAPVPAPVAAHLFEPFASGRSDGNGLGLALVREIARAHGGEAHYTHRDGITEFSLELPWRAS comes from the coding sequence ATGCCCCGTTCGCTGTTGCGGCAACTGCTGCTGATCTGGATCGTGATCGTCGCCGCCTGCGTGGGCATGGCGGTGGTGCTGGTCGGGCTGTACCGGCACAGCGAGGGCGTGCGCAGCGAGCGCGCGCAGACCGGGCTGCGCGAGGTGTGCACGCGCATGGTGCAGCGCTACAACGGCGCCAGCGCCGCGGCCCACGGCAGCGACGGCACCGGCCTGGCCGCGGTGGTGTCGCAGTTGGTGCTGGCCGACGCCGCCGGCGTGGAAGGCGGCTTCTGGGACCGCCAGCGCGGCTTCGTCGCCTACGCCTATCCGACCTACGACGGCAGCGAGCACAAGACCGACGTGCCCTCGGCCGAGCGCAACGTCATCGTCGCCACCGCGCAGCGCGGGGTGGAGGCGCAGCATCCGGTGGACTATCGCCGTGACGGCCAGCGCGAGAGCCTGCTGATCGCGGCCTGCCCGCTGGACCGCACCGCCGCGGCCTGGGCCATGACCCGGGTCGCTTCCAGCGACGCCGCGGCCAGCCTGCCGCTGGCGCTGGGCCTGGCGCTGATCCTGGCGCTGGTGGTGGTCTCGGCGCTGGCGCTGGGGTGGGTGGTGCGGCGCTGGAGCCAGCGCCTGCAGGGCATCCAGCAGGCCCTGGCGACGCCGGCCGAGGTGCCGCAGATCCCGCGCACCGGCGCGCCGGAACTGGACCGGCTCGGCGCCGCGGTCACCGACTACGCGCAGCGCAGCGCGCAGGCGCTGGCCGAAACCCGCCGGCTCGGCGAGGAACTGTCGCGGCACGAACGCCTGGCCGCGCTCGGGCGCATGACCGCGACCGTGGCGCACGAGATCCGCAACCCGATCGCGACCCTGCGCCTGGCGCTGGAAAACCAGATCGCCGCGCGCGCGGACGGTGTCGACGATGCCCAGGCGCAGCTGATGCTGGCGCAGATCCAGCGCCTGGACGGGGTGGTGGAAAGCCTGCTCGGCATGGTCCAGCCGATCCGCCTGCACCGGCAGACGGTGGACCTGCAGCCATGGCTGCAGGCACTGCTGGACCCGGCCGACTGGGACGGGCAGACGCCGCCGATCGCGCTGCGCCTGCAGGCGGCGCCGGCGCAATGGATGCTGGATCCGCAGCAGGCCGCGCGCGCCCTGCACAACCTGCTGCGCAACGCCCTGCAGCACGCCACGCCCGGCACCGAGGTGACCCTGGCGGCGCAGGCCGAGGACGACCTGCTGCGCCTGCGCGTGCGCAACCAGGGCGCGCCGGTGCCGGCCCCGGTGGCCGCGCATCTGTTCGAGCCGTTCGCCAGCGGCCGCAGCGACGGTAACGGCCTGGGCCTGGCGCTGGTGCGCGAGATCGCCCGCGCCCATGGCGGCGAGGCGCACTACACGCATCGCGACGGCATCACCGAGTTCAGCCTGGAGCTGCCATGGCGCGCATCCTGA
- a CDS encoding GNAT family N-acetyltransferase: MLDEFACSAPELSKWLRERALQNQASNASRCFVVCDREERVVGYYALAAGAVSHEEAPGRIRRNMPKAIPVIVLGRLAVHADWVGQGIGTGLLKDAVQRALQVGEHIGARALLCHAIDDAAKAFYMKHGFFASPIHAMTVMLPLA; the protein is encoded by the coding sequence TTGCTTGACGAGTTCGCTTGCAGCGCACCAGAACTGAGCAAATGGTTGCGGGAGCGTGCGTTGCAGAACCAGGCCTCCAACGCCTCACGGTGCTTCGTCGTCTGCGATCGGGAAGAGCGCGTTGTGGGTTACTACGCGTTGGCCGCCGGTGCAGTCAGCCACGAAGAAGCGCCAGGCCGTATTCGTCGCAACATGCCTAAAGCGATTCCAGTCATTGTCCTTGGGCGCTTGGCCGTACATGCCGATTGGGTCGGTCAGGGCATCGGCACCGGTTTGCTGAAAGATGCCGTGCAACGCGCGCTGCAGGTGGGCGAACACATCGGTGCCCGCGCGTTGCTGTGCCACGCCATCGACGATGCAGCGAAGGCGTTCTATATGAAGCACGGCTTCTTCGCCTCGCCGATCCATGCCATGACGGTCATGCTGCCGTTGGCGTGA
- a CDS encoding low affinity iron permease family protein has protein sequence MKPAKLFNVVAKKASYAAGTPWTFCIAVAIVLIWGLSGPVFGFNDTWQLVINTGTTIITFLMVFLIQHTQNADTAAMQIKLDELIRVSAKANNELLDLEELDEKRLEEIRRQYEELASKAADALRARNARDGDRRESHDRPKG, from the coding sequence ATGAAACCTGCCAAGCTGTTCAATGTCGTCGCCAAGAAGGCGTCCTATGCCGCCGGCACGCCATGGACGTTCTGCATCGCCGTGGCGATCGTGCTGATCTGGGGCCTCAGCGGGCCGGTGTTCGGCTTCAACGACACCTGGCAACTGGTCATCAACACCGGTACCACCATCATCACCTTCCTGATGGTGTTCCTGATCCAGCACACCCAGAACGCCGACACCGCGGCGATGCAGATCAAGCTCGACGAGCTGATCCGGGTCAGTGCCAAGGCCAACAACGAGCTGCTGGATCTGGAAGAGCTGGACGAGAAGCGGCTGGAAGAGATCCGCCGGCAGTACGAAGAGTTGGCGAGCAAGGCCGCCGATGCGTTGCGCGCGCGCAACGCCCGAGATGGCGATCGCCGCGAGTCGCACGATCGCCCCAAAGGTTGA
- a CDS encoding NAD(P)-dependent oxidoreductase translates to MPLYPLFADLAGRRVLVVGGGEVAMRKIEALLHAGADVLVYAHALNATVAQWLAQGRLQRADGAFDPQWLDAAWLVVAATDDDAFNRQLAEQAGARRKWVNVVDDAALSTFQVPAIIDRDPLLIAISSSGAAPMLARRLRERWETELDHSYAELAQLFARHRAAIRVRLPDLPQRRRWFEQVLEGPVQTLLQSGQRDAAEQAFADSLQHSDAVPRQGSVWLVGTGTGDPGALTLKALRALNQADLLLCGAQVSAAVLSLARRDASRQPLPDDPAAHLALLVEQAQAGQRVVSLLPGDAFRQPPHAALAAQLTDAGIACEVVPGVAPG, encoded by the coding sequence ATGCCGCTGTATCCCCTGTTCGCCGACCTGGCCGGACGCCGCGTGCTGGTGGTGGGCGGCGGCGAGGTGGCGATGCGCAAGATCGAGGCGCTGCTGCACGCCGGCGCCGACGTGCTGGTCTACGCGCACGCGCTCAACGCCACGGTGGCGCAGTGGCTGGCGCAGGGCCGGTTGCAGCGCGCCGACGGCGCCTTCGATCCGCAGTGGCTGGACGCCGCCTGGCTGGTGGTGGCGGCCACCGACGACGACGCGTTCAACCGGCAGTTGGCCGAACAGGCCGGGGCGCGGCGCAAGTGGGTCAACGTTGTGGACGACGCCGCGCTGTCGACGTTCCAGGTGCCGGCGATCATCGACCGCGATCCGCTGTTGATCGCGATCTCCTCCAGCGGCGCGGCGCCGATGCTGGCGCGGCGCCTGCGCGAGCGCTGGGAAACCGAACTGGACCATTCCTACGCCGAACTGGCGCAATTGTTCGCGCGCCACCGCGCGGCGATCCGCGTGCGCCTGCCGGACCTGCCGCAGCGCCGGCGCTGGTTCGAGCAGGTGCTGGAAGGGCCGGTGCAGACGCTGCTGCAGAGCGGCCAGCGCGACGCCGCCGAACAGGCCTTCGCCGACAGCCTGCAACACAGCGACGCGGTACCGCGGCAGGGCAGCGTGTGGCTGGTCGGCACCGGCACCGGCGACCCCGGCGCGTTGACGCTGAAGGCGCTGCGCGCGCTCAACCAGGCCGACCTGCTGCTGTGCGGTGCCCAGGTGAGCGCGGCGGTGCTGAGCCTGGCGCGCCGCGATGCCAGCCGCCAGCCATTGCCGGACGATCCGGCCGCGCACCTGGCGCTACTGGTCGAACAGGCGCAGGCCGGGCAGCGCGTGGTCAGCCTGCTGCCGGGCGATGCGTTCCGGCAGCCGCCGCATGCGGCGCTGGCGGCGCAGTTGACCGACGCTGGCATCGCCTGCGAGGTGGTGCCCGGCGTCGCGCCGGGCTGA
- a CDS encoding fatty acid desaturase family protein — MALPRNRALTPAELQAFGDELDALRTRTLADLGARDARYIRRIVAAVRYTGVAGRALLFLGAFVHSVLVPAWIAGVLLLTLSKILENMELGHNVMHGQYDWMGDAHLNGNTYEWDIVATGDNWRKTHNFKHHTYTNVRGLDDDIGYGLLRIFPEQRWRPFYLAQPFIAVVFALLFEWGVAIQDLRLGRWLAGKMKRGELKRSFLPVGRKMGRQIFKDYILFPALAGPFFLPVLLGNLTANVLRSIWTFVIIFCGHFTADAETFPKDSIKNESRGHWYLRQLRGSSNLAGGKLLNVLSGNLSHQIEHHFFPDVPANRYAGLAVQVREICARYGQHYNTGSLPKQFGQVVWRILRHAFPSRPRPVRALQAATQQAG; from the coding sequence ATGGCGCTCCCCCGCAACCGCGCACTCACCCCGGCCGAACTGCAGGCCTTCGGCGACGAGCTGGATGCGCTGCGCACGCGCACGCTCGCCGACCTCGGCGCGCGCGATGCGCGCTACATCCGCCGCATCGTCGCCGCGGTGCGCTACACCGGCGTGGCCGGCCGCGCGCTGCTGTTCCTGGGCGCCTTCGTGCACAGCGTGCTGGTGCCGGCGTGGATCGCCGGCGTGCTGCTGCTGACCCTGTCCAAGATCCTGGAGAACATGGAGCTGGGCCACAACGTGATGCACGGCCAGTACGACTGGATGGGCGATGCGCACCTGAACGGTAACACCTACGAGTGGGACATCGTCGCCACCGGCGACAACTGGCGCAAGACGCACAACTTCAAGCACCACACCTACACCAACGTGCGCGGCTTGGACGACGACATCGGCTACGGCCTGCTGCGCATCTTCCCCGAGCAGCGCTGGCGCCCGTTCTACCTGGCGCAGCCGTTCATCGCGGTGGTGTTCGCGCTGCTGTTCGAATGGGGCGTGGCGATCCAGGACCTGCGCCTGGGCCGCTGGCTGGCCGGCAAGATGAAGCGCGGCGAATTGAAGCGGTCGTTCCTGCCGGTCGGGCGCAAGATGGGCCGGCAGATCTTCAAGGACTACATCCTGTTTCCGGCACTGGCCGGGCCGTTCTTCCTGCCGGTGCTGCTCGGCAACCTGACCGCCAACGTGCTGCGCAGCATCTGGACCTTCGTGATCATCTTCTGCGGTCACTTCACCGCCGATGCCGAGACCTTCCCCAAGGACTCGATCAAGAACGAGTCGCGCGGGCACTGGTACCTGCGGCAACTGCGCGGTTCGTCCAACCTGGCCGGCGGCAAGCTGCTGAACGTGCTGTCGGGCAACCTGAGCCACCAGATCGAGCACCACTTCTTCCCGGACGTGCCGGCCAACCGCTACGCGGGGCTGGCGGTGCAGGTGCGCGAGATCTGCGCGCGCTACGGCCAGCACTACAACACCGGCTCGCTGCCCAAGCAGTTCGGCCAGGTGGTGTGGCGGATCCTGCGCCACGCCTTCCCGAGCCGGCCGCGCCCGGTGCGCGCGCTGCAGGCGGCGACGCAGCAGGCCGGCTGA
- the poxB gene encoding ubiquinone-dependent pyruvate dehydrogenase, which translates to MARLLAETLHSAGVERIWGVTGDSLNGLTDALRQMDSIEWMHVRHEEVAAFAAGAEAAVSGKLAVCAGSCGPGNLHLINGLFDCHRSHQPVLAIAAHIPSSEIGLSYFQETHPQELFRECSHYVELVTNPAQMPEVLQRAMRTAILRRGVAVVVIPGDVALQEMPKGTPTAWPALAAPRILPADADVATLADLLQASKATTLLCGSGCAGAHDEVVALADALGAPIVHALRGKEHVEWDNPFDVGMTGLIGFSSGYQAMLNCDTLLMLGTDFPYRQFYPKDATIVQVDNDPAALGRRTPLQLGIAADVRETIAALLPRLQRREDRGFLEKSLAHYRKAREGLDDLAVASAPGEPLHPQFVTRMVDALADADAIFTCDVGTPTVWAARYLTMNGQRRLLGSFNHGSMANAMPQALGAQAQFPRRQVISLSGDGGFTMLMGDFITLAQLGLPVKVVVYNNGSLGFVAMEMKSAGYLDTGTDLNNPDFAAMSNAMGILGLRVDESAQLELALREAFAHPGPALVDVRVASQELAIPPAVKLEQAKGLGLYLLRAVMSGRGDEVLELVKTNLR; encoded by the coding sequence ATGGCCCGCCTGCTCGCCGAAACCCTGCACAGCGCGGGCGTGGAGCGGATCTGGGGCGTCACCGGCGACAGCCTCAACGGCCTGACCGACGCGCTGCGGCAGATGGACAGCATCGAATGGATGCACGTGCGCCACGAGGAAGTGGCGGCCTTCGCCGCCGGCGCCGAAGCCGCGGTCAGCGGCAAGCTGGCGGTGTGCGCCGGCAGCTGCGGGCCGGGCAACCTGCACCTGATCAACGGGCTGTTCGATTGCCACCGCAGCCACCAGCCGGTGCTGGCCATCGCCGCGCATATCCCGTCCTCGGAGATCGGCCTGAGCTATTTCCAGGAGACGCATCCGCAGGAACTGTTCCGCGAGTGCAGCCACTACGTCGAACTGGTGACCAATCCGGCGCAGATGCCGGAGGTGCTGCAACGGGCGATGCGCACGGCGATCCTGCGCCGCGGCGTCGCCGTGGTGGTGATCCCCGGCGACGTCGCGCTGCAGGAGATGCCCAAGGGCACGCCGACGGCCTGGCCGGCGCTGGCTGCGCCGCGCATCCTGCCGGCCGACGCCGACGTGGCCACGCTGGCCGACCTGCTGCAGGCGAGCAAGGCCACCACCTTGCTGTGCGGCAGCGGCTGCGCCGGCGCGCACGACGAGGTGGTGGCGCTGGCCGATGCGCTCGGCGCGCCGATCGTGCACGCGCTGCGCGGCAAGGAACACGTGGAGTGGGACAACCCCTTCGATGTCGGCATGACCGGCCTGATCGGCTTCAGTTCCGGCTACCAGGCCATGCTCAACTGCGACACCTTGCTGATGCTCGGCACCGACTTCCCGTACCGGCAGTTCTATCCCAAGGACGCCACCATCGTGCAGGTGGACAACGACCCGGCCGCGCTGGGGCGGCGCACCCCGCTGCAGCTGGGCATCGCCGCCGACGTGCGCGAAACCATCGCCGCGCTGCTGCCGCGGTTGCAGCGGCGCGAGGACCGCGGCTTCCTGGAGAAGTCGCTGGCCCACTACCGCAAGGCGCGCGAGGGCCTGGACGACCTGGCGGTGGCCTCGGCGCCCGGCGAGCCGCTGCATCCGCAGTTCGTCACCCGCATGGTCGATGCGCTGGCCGACGCCGATGCGATCTTCACCTGCGACGTCGGCACGCCGACGGTGTGGGCGGCGCGCTACCTGACCATGAACGGCCAGCGCCGCCTGCTCGGGTCGTTCAACCACGGCTCGATGGCCAATGCGATGCCGCAGGCGCTGGGCGCGCAGGCGCAGTTCCCGCGCCGGCAGGTGATCTCGCTGTCCGGCGATGGCGGCTTCACCATGCTGATGGGCGATTTCATCACCCTGGCGCAACTGGGCCTGCCGGTGAAGGTGGTGGTCTACAACAACGGCTCGCTGGGCTTCGTGGCGATGGAGATGAAGTCGGCCGGTTACCTGGACACCGGCACCGATCTGAACAATCCGGACTTCGCGGCGATGAGCAATGCCATGGGCATCCTGGGCCTGCGCGTGGACGAATCGGCGCAACTGGAGCTGGCGTTGCGCGAAGCGTTCGCGCATCCCGGCCCGGCGCTGGTGGACGTGCGCGTGGCCAGCCAGGAGCTGGCGATCCCGCCGGCGGTCAAGCTGGAGCAGGCCAAGGGCCTGGGCCTGTACCTGCTGCGCGCGGTGATGAGCGGGCGCGGCGACGAGGTGCTGGAACTGGTCAAGACCAACCTGCGCTGA
- a CDS encoding DUF1778 domain-containing protein, which yields MSSAASKIINFRAPAAKQALIDQAAQLSGMNRTEFILEAACEKARQVLLDQTRFTLSPQGLRRFNAMLDAPLEQNAPLRRLLATPAPWER from the coding sequence ATGAGTAGCGCCGCCAGCAAGATCATCAATTTCCGAGCGCCAGCGGCCAAGCAAGCATTGATCGATCAGGCTGCGCAACTGAGTGGCATGAACCGGACCGAGTTCATTCTTGAAGCCGCCTGCGAGAAGGCGCGTCAGGTCCTGTTGGACCAGACCCGGTTTACGCTGAGCCCACAGGGTCTGCGGCGTTTCAATGCGATGCTCGATGCCCCACTGGAGCAGAATGCGCCGCTCCGCCGCTTGTTGGCGACGCCCGCGCCCTGGGAGCGCTGA